A stretch of DNA from Montipora foliosa isolate CH-2021 chromosome 4, ASM3666993v2, whole genome shotgun sequence:
GCTGAAGTTCAAACAAATATAGAGAAACAACACTAAGAGGAAAAGGTAACTGCATGTTGAACTGTCTACTTTTAGACCAGTCCAAGAACTTTCTGTTAACACGAACGTAAGCTTTAGTGGTCGAATCCGCCCTGGACGTCAACATAACAATTAGCACTTCATAAACGTTGATTGAAGAAAACTGTGGAAAGCCTTTCCAAGAATTACTTGATAGCATAATCTGTAAAGACAAGAACAAAACATACATActagaagaacaaaagaaagacagaaCATCTTTTAATAACTGTACAAAAATCCGTCATTGATGAGGCCAGTGCCACGTAAGACGTTAAATGATCGTATGGGCCAGTGCCGCGTAGATCAACAACCATTGATTAGGCCAGTGCCACATAAATCAACTATACTCCTATTAGGACAGCACCATATGAAATGACAGACCAAACATTAGGCCAGTGCCTTACAAATAAACGGCATACTGCCTTGGCCAGCgccaacaactgaaaaaacatAGGCTAGTAGACACACCGTCCAATAAATTAATCAGTAAATTTTAGTCTAACGGCCTTCTGAGATTTAAGATAATGTAATACACGTGGGATGATACCAACTGGATGGACTACTAAGCAATTTTCCCCTCGAagagactgaaagaaaaatcaacACCCGAGGAATTGGGATTCCAAAACCTCGAGAAATACCTGGGGATCTTGCggttataataatttgcaaagcaaTCTACACTATGCGGACCCCACAAGTcatcgagaaaaagaaaaaattcttcagtaaTTTGCCAATCATCAGTATCAATTAAACGACTTATATAAACAGCTTGTTGATTCGAAGTGCGAGGGATCCACTGTACATCTAAATGAATTCCCGATCGGATACAAATATCAAAAATCCCTCTGGCCATTTGTGCAAACCTAATTTCATGCTGCCCACTTCAACAATCTGAGCAGCTACTTGGCTATCCGTAAACCACTTAACATGTGATCCAACACTGAGGCAAATGATTGCAAAGAAACTCAATAACAGACAGTTCTCTCCACATTGAACTTTGACCTCTCGTTCTCCGACCACGTTTTGTGgcacacaaaatcattgttaAAATCAGTAATTGCTCCACCTCCGGTGGAACTGGCGTCAGAATACACAAAATAACTTGGTACCTTACTTACAAAGCAATACCTAGTGTTGATATTAACCATACTTTCCTTCCAAAAATACAGTTCTTCCTTGCAGTAATCGTCAAGAAGGGATATAGAATCCCAATTATCCCTGCACGCGGTGGACAAGACACAATGTCTGGTCATTATCCTGCCAATGTTACCAACTACAGGCCAGGTAGAGATAACTTGACCTGTGAAGGAAGACAACTCCCTCGCGGTAACTTTGAAATCGGCTTCAATAATATGATCAATTGAGTTAATGATCTTAACAATTCTCCTTTCCACAATTTTAAAAGTACCTAATGCAGCATTCCAGGTAATACCCAGCCAGTCCAATACTTGGGTGGGTTCCCATACCGATTTAtcttcattgacaacaaaaccTGCGTTGCACAAATCCGCCCTTACAGCCCGGGCCTTAATGAGACACCTTCTCTATCCTGAACAATCGCCCAACCATCATCCAAGAAGATGGCTTTACAAAGACCCTGTACTCtccaataactttttttttttttttttaaggcttcAAAACCTTAGTAAAAACCCAAGGGGCAGAGGACAGACCGAACGGGAGCACagaaaaaacataaaatatttccttaatggAATCGGGCGCACGCCATGAAAACCCCAGAAAAGTTTGGTGCTCTTGTGCAATGTCTACATGATGGTAACCACTTtttaaatcgaaggaaaacatGAACCCATCCTTCACAAAATAAGACATAGCAATTTTCCAGTCCTCTTACTTAAcactttgcttaattaatgaCTTGTTGACATGGCGCAAATCGAGAATAACCTCTTCTTACCGCATGGTTGTTCAGAAACTGAGAAAGAATTTACAACAAAAGGCTGCAGACCATATTTCCAGACCACTGTTTAACGATACTTCACGGTGTAGTGGAAATTCCATTCCCCaccgtttgtttttctttctgactaTTTTACTCGCCTTTTAGGATAAGTGTGCAGCAGTCTAAAGGTGGAACCGGATCTTCTTCCTGCTTCTGTTTTTGTCGGCAGTTTCACCAACCCGGACTTTAAAGACCAGTGAACTTGGCTTTTGTGGTGGAGAAATAAATCGAGGACAGCATTAAGCTTGAAACAATACATAAAACAATAGCAGCGATGGTCGGTTAGGCCCCTAAACTAGTTTAAAAAGGTCATTTCCTTCTTCGCATTCGTCCTCCATCCGAACATACATTGACTCGTCTCCAGGGTCCTCGCTCGATTCCACAGGCATAAGATTTGGGTTGCTTaccatttccaaaaaaaatttccggaaattttggtagacatttcggcgaaatttccatcgggtgaaaaacgtgttccatgtATATTTTggtatatttttctttcttgtatcCTTTCTTCAAACCTCTTCAAATGCCATTTAAATTCATGTTTACCGCCGCCTTGATCGACCTGGAGGTGTTTCTACTACGCGCAAACAAACTCACCTTGTAGTCACTTTAAAGGTAGCGTTTCGCAAATTGGAGTTTTTCCTCTTTGCACCTTAGCCCACGTGAAACCCTTCCCATGGTTATCTCCTAGCGTGTCAACGAGATCTTCTAGTTCTTCAAATGCTTTTTCACCAGTTGCTGAAAAATAATCCAACCCTTGCAGAGATCTCCTTGTTCAGTGCGGAGCAAACACTGAGAACTTTGCATAGGGTGCTGCGACTCATTGGCCCGAAGCCCACATCACTGTTGTAACTTAGATAATGTAGTAGCTTGGTCCGATCAGATGTATCTGTCCACGATGTTTCCATGGAATAACGGACTGGACTTATGTCTCTTGAGGTTAGGAACTAGTTCAACTTTTTGCTTGGTGATGCTGTATGTTCACCGACAAAAGATGGTTCAAAAACACTTGTATCAGTGAGGCTCTTGACAATGGAGCGAAGAAAAGTTCCTGCTGGTACACTTTTTCCTTCTCATCTTGGTTCTCTGCGACAAAGGAACAAAACTTCAAGTTTTCATCATAATACGATCAGCTAGAGAGTTCCATCCGCATCCTCTCTAGTTCAAGGCGATGACGAACATTCTCTAACCTTCGATTAGGCACTCTTGTTTAGGGGTGGGAAAAAAACGTAACAGAAAATAAATGAAGCTTTTCCGTGCTGCTTACAACAGTGGCTTCATCAGAGACTGCAAGTCGCGAGTGCTTTGTGGACGTCACTGTTTCGATAGTAACTACATTGTAGCTCTCATAGAATCTTCCTCCTTGTTGCACGAATTCTGCTGACAAAAATCAAACGCGTGTATGTCGCAAACCTTAATTTTCACGTTACAAAATACAAATTGTGAGCACCAAGGGTCCACTAACCTGAGCCTACGTGAGGAAATACACCTATTTTcctttaaataattaatttgagCTTCAATTTTCCCTATTCCACGATCGCACTTTGGCCACGTTTTCTTCCTTTTACCGTGATTCGACAATTTCAGTGGCACTCTGTACCTCAGGTTTGCCCTTCTCCTCCACACTATACCAGGCATTTAGTATTTTTATTCAATATAGTTTTGTTACTTTGGACtttttcaatatatatatatatttttttttttttttggggggggggggggaaggggtaacACTATGGCTGCGCGTGCGCAAGATTTATTTGACTCGTAGATCACTCGTAGAAGGAAGCCCAAGCAGGATTCGAACTCGGTATCTCCTCATTCAACGGCATTTGCGACGACCACTAAACCACGGACGACTACGCGACAGAGTTATTGGAAAATATGAATgaagaattgtgtgcgtgaccggaaacaattttttttgttcattactacccttcgcacccagcgcgccggcgctagacaacaccaacaacataatctggtgcgtgactcgtgcatggtgccttcggacagacaggaccagcgctttattaaccaacatagtcttacactgtgaacgagcttgtgaaaccatattgacaatacatgaacattaatgtgcaagtgcgaatatagttgacaatagcctgaaaaatgtacatAGAAATGCATCTATTTAGAcgaaatgtattatatagataaccgtagtcaaaaaatttaagtgcaagggcagtacataagtgaaaaaattcgcacaacaggaaactaggaaaaaacCTACGGAAAATACAGCGGCgatacgttgcccgatacgaaaacccggggtaaaaacccagtgggaaaaaacccgggaacgtattcctcgatcgaatgcaacgcatttcagctccgaggattagagctttaagttttctaactaatataaagttaggatacagttcttggtggctgtccagaaggcgagatagtgaaaactagaaattccactttttataccaaataattagcatataatatatgcagttacataatcatgaacaaaaagtaaatacgaaacaattgttcaaaatatgtgaagccttatttcagaaacaatgtgaataccttgaattatagtaatgctacgaaccgtaacgaacacgctttccaactactctttgttccgttggaaagcattattttCGTTGCAAGCAATGCAATAGACTCGGACGGCCTAATTATACAATTTTATCACTTTCCCgatattgttaagaaaaagtattaaatattttgatatttttaaataccatcAAAGAAACATGTAAAGCACCTGTTTACTGATTTTGATTGGAGTCAATATCGTTagcaacagttttaaatgtgaagcTACGATCGCAATTAATCATACGGTTTGATCACGCATCCACGAAATGTTCGGCCTTTGGTAACATTTGCTCTTAACACGCGCGTGAGTCACTGAAGCAAATCATCGCTGTAGACCCTTTCGATTAACTTGAACATCTTGCATTTCCGTAGTTTCGATTTTTCACCGCAACTGTTATGTAGCCACGACAGCAAGTATATCCCTTGCGAACTTCACGCGTCCGCCACAGTAAGCTCATTGTCATTTTCGACAAAAAATGACTTCACATTGGGACAGTATGTTGAAATTACTTATTACCGAACATCCGAGCGAAAGTAGAATTTTCCACTTTTGGTTAAAATCCACACTTTCTCTAACCACAGGCGATCACATGTCATTTTAGTTGAATAGCGTGAGTTGTCATGAAAGGAGAGCGTGACATTTATGCTATTAATCAGACTGAGATGTCGCAACATTTCCGAGAAAGAAAGAGTGTGGTGAAACGTGGATTATCATAAAAGAATTGATTTCTTCAGCTCCGAACACGATGGGGATTCCATGCCATGTTCTCCGAGCAATTTTATTCCTATTTTCCGGTGTTCAGTTTTCGAAAGCTTCGACTATTTACATTTCACCGAATGGCAATGATTCGGCCCCGAATTGTGGAGACAGGAGAAGCAACCCGTGTCACTCTCTTGATTTTGTGTTTTCCCATAGGCTCAAAACAGGAGCAAATTCGACACAGATATCAGCAGCAAGAGGAAAGTACACACTAAAATACGGCCACATTCTTGAACGAGTGACGAACTTCGGAATAGCTGGTAACGACGATGTAGAAATCACATGTGAGACAAACGCAAGTCTGTCCTTCATCCTCAGCGATAACATATTCCTAGACGGAATTAAGTTCAAATATTGTGGTGGATGGCGAACGAGCGCAGTCAACGCTATAAAGCCTTACAGTGGATTGGATGGAGTTAAATTCAAAACAGGTCTAGATTTTCGATACTGCCGgaatttaagaatttcaaatgTGGAAGTTTCGTCGTCTCCAGGGCTCGGATTAAACGGTTACAATGTTGGAGGAGTTGTAAATTTTACCAACTGCGTGTTTGTTGACAATACTGCTAAAAACAGCCTGAAGAATGAAACTAAAAAATTGATCTCTCAAGGGTCGCAAACCGAGCGAAAAGAATACGTCTTTTCCGGAGGTGGTATTTATTTGGCCTTAGACCCTTACGGTTATAACACTGTGAATGTCACGCCAAAACAACACGACTCGTATCAGCACAATAACACGTTTATCTTCCAGAACtgcagttttatcagaaatgaAGCCATTTGGTTGAACGCAAGCAACCCAAGTGACTTTGTTGATACACCGGAGTTACCGTTCAGTCGTGGTGGCGGCTTGGCAATTTATCTTAGATCCAATGCGAGTGGATGCACGATCTCAATAATATCTTGTGTTTTTAGCGGTAACCGCGCGCAGTGGGGAGGAGGGCTACAGGTTGAAATGATCCATAAACCGGAAAATAATCATCTTAAAATGAAAGATACCAGATTTGAAAACAACGAGGGTGTTCTAGCCGGTGGAGGCGCTCGAATGGGCAACCTAGTGAAGGGCATCCAAGATCGCCTTAATACCTTCACAGCTGACAACTGCTCGTTCGTGAATAATACGGCCATTTGGGGCGGTGGTACGTCACTGTACGGTTCGACAATACCTGGAAGGTGTACCAACAATGCGGAAGTCTCCCAGTTCTTCTTTAACGAGTGCCAATGGAAAGATAACACTGGAACTGTAGGCTCAGCAAATGGCGCATTTATCCTAAACAAGAACGAAGATCAAATCGGACCTGAAGTTCCTTATCACATAAGTATTAAAAGCTGCACCTTTGAGGGAAATTACGTCAGGCGAATAAAAGACTTTGTTTCAATTGGGGAAGGAGCATTTTACAGCGTCGAAGTGCCTCTTGCTCTTCACGGAAATGTTACCTTCATAAATAACACAAGAACCGCCCTCGCTTTGGACGGGGCGACAATGGAAATTTATGATCAATTATATTTTATGAACAACACAGGATTCAAAGGAGGTGGGATGGCAATGTATGGTCGCTCGCGAATTATATTTAAGGAAGATTCGCTGTTACTCTTTGAAGGCAACCAATGCCGCGCGCAGGGAGGAGCATTGTATATCGACGCCCCTGGACCTCCTCTGATTAGTTTCAATGCAACTGGCATGAACATTCATATCTGTTTCTTTGAGTACACCAATGAAACTCTTGATTTCGACGACTGGAAAACCAAGGtcatcttcaaaaacaacaaagccCCATTTTCTTTCGCTGGAAACTCGGTCTATGCAACAACGTTGCAGAACTGTCGTCGAGCTGGTGAACCTCGACAAAACAATTCCGTTCTTCGGTGGAAATTCGTCGAATTTAAAAAGGATGATGGTAACTTGAGCTCCATAGAAAACGAAGTTAGCACGGATCCCGTAGTCATGCAGTACGACAGTGAGGACTGGGTAGTCGCACCAAGCGAACGCTTCGATGCCAAATTACGACTGGTTGACGAGCTCGGCGGCTCCGTTCATGGAGCAGTGAACGTCAAAATAGTTCCTTTAGACCCCTTTTCTCCGCCAATCGTGCTTGCCACTCCTTCTTCAACGTTTCTTACCAACGGAAGCATTTCTTCCCTCAAATTATCCGGGAAACCTGGGGAAAGTTTTTCAGTGGAGATCAACTACTTAGGAAGGCAAATATTGACAGAGACAATACCGGATCGTACACTGAAATCTTGCAATCCAGGTTTTACACTGAACTCAAAAGGAAAATGGTGTCTTTGCATGGATTCTTCAGATGGTGGCGTTTCAAGTTGCAAATCGGACGGAAAGACGTTTTATCTCAAACGTAATTACTGGGGAGGAACCATAAGGGGCAAATTTTTTACTCATTTTTGTCCCATTGGGTATTGTAAAGCAGACGTGTATGCAAGCGAGAAAATGTACAATTCCAGTGACATTTGCAACGACGGTCGAGATCAGAAGAGCATACTCTGCGGTGATTGCAAGGCAA
This window harbors:
- the LOC137999826 gene encoding uncharacterized protein; this encodes MGIPCHVLRAILFLFSGVQFSKASTIYISPNGNDSAPNCGDRRSNPCHSLDFVFSHRLKTGANSTQISAARGKYTLKYGHILERVTNFGIAGNDDVEITCETNASLSFILSDNIFLDGIKFKYCGGWRTSAVNAIKPYSGLDGVKFKTGLDFRYCRNLRISNVEVSSSPGLGLNGYNVGGVVNFTNCVFVDNTAKNSLKNETKKLISQGSQTERKEYVFSGGGIYLALDPYGYNTVNVTPKQHDSYQHNNTFIFQNCSFIRNEAIWLNASNPSDFVDTPELPFSRGGGLAIYLRSNASGCTISIISCVFSGNRAQWGGGLQVEMIHKPENNHLKMKDTRFENNEGVLAGGGARMGNLVKGIQDRLNTFTADNCSFVNNTAIWGGGTSLYGSTIPGRCTNNAEVSQFFFNECQWKDNTGTVGSANGAFILNKNEDQIGPEVPYHISIKSCTFEGNYVRRIKDFVSIGEGAFYSVEVPLALHGNVTFINNTRTALALDGATMEIYDQLYFMNNTGFKGGGMAMYGRSRIIFKEDSLLLFEGNQCRAQGGALYIDAPGPPLISFNATGMNIHICFFEYTNETLDFDDWKTKVIFKNNKAPFSFAGNSVYATTLQNCRRAGEPRQNNSVLRWKFVEFKKDDGNLSSIENEVSTDPVVMQYDSEDWVVAPSERFDAKLRLVDELGGSVHGAVNVKIVPLDPFSPPIVLATPSSTFLTNGSISSLKLSGKPGESFSVEINYLGRQILTETIPDRTLKSCNPGFTLNSKGKWCLCMDSSDGGVSSCKSDGKTFYLKRNYWGGTIRGKFFTHFCPIGYCKADVYASEKMYNSSDICNDGRDQKSILCGDCKANTSVVFGAEVCSSKCSNWYLLLLLLYGLILLAVVLGIMLIDLDFFTSYLNAWLYSYQVMNVLTPDGFKFDPFIEFIIGLANFQLKVGSGGICFAKGLDDADKLAILYVLPTYVLVLVVLLAKSVGWFPNWCFSRRVKAAPFRALCTIVVLCYTDITRISLRILHPVSFGSQYVMYAKGSIHFFGGKHIAYGILASLFILCFVIPFPLILAFRPCLIKGLRPILNLNRWKPIFDALQSCFKDEYRWCAAFYFFCRLVLLAIATFMDSGPLKRALLESSCVLILLTIAYLRPYKEAKDVKEDEESYDWINRSDVVLLATLTLIAVFSSPVESYWGDSTWLGFYIFVDILAYIPLLVCAMVAVRSVRKYRREAKRDKENSVSELSISDVSDSATDITQRPLERV